From the genome of Scytonema hofmannii PCC 7110, one region includes:
- the secF gene encoding protein translocase subunit SecF: protein MKLSINKSRGIWWIVSSLVILVGVMSMVISWQQIGSPLRPSLDFVGGTRLQFERDCSQPNNCGTPIDINVVRDVAKAQGLGDSSIQVIADKETGKDNGVLIRTKTLTPEQRTQLQNAIGEKIGAFDPQKNQIDTVGPTIGQELFRSGIIALVVSFAGIVIYMAVRFQLDYAVFAIVALFHDVLITVGTFSILGLVAGTEADSLFIVALLTITGFSVNDTVVIYDRIRETLKINPNRSFAEIVDDAVNQTLARSINTTLTVLLTLLAIFLFGGETLHNFALALIIGFTAGAYSSIFIASTLLSLWRERNGESGITNPTDSVDA, encoded by the coding sequence ATGAAACTCAGTATAAACAAATCAAGAGGGATTTGGTGGATTGTTTCTTCCCTCGTTATTCTTGTCGGTGTCATGTCAATGGTGATTTCTTGGCAGCAAATTGGTTCTCCCCTGCGTCCTAGCCTCGATTTTGTAGGTGGTACGCGCTTGCAGTTTGAACGGGATTGTTCTCAACCGAATAACTGCGGTACACCCATTGATATCAATGTGGTTCGAGACGTTGCAAAAGCCCAAGGATTGGGTGATAGCAGTATCCAAGTGATTGCTGACAAAGAAACTGGCAAAGACAATGGGGTTCTCATTCGGACAAAAACTTTAACGCCTGAACAACGGACTCAGTTACAGAATGCGATCGGCGAGAAAATAGGTGCTTTTGACCCGCAGAAGAATCAAATTGACACTGTTGGTCCGACGATTGGGCAAGAATTATTTAGATCCGGTATCATCGCTCTGGTAGTATCCTTTGCTGGCATTGTTATCTACATGGCTGTGCGCTTCCAATTGGATTATGCCGTGTTTGCGATCGTTGCTCTATTTCATGACGTGCTAATCACGGTAGGGACTTTCTCAATTTTGGGTTTGGTTGCAGGTACGGAAGCTGATAGCCTTTTTATCGTTGCTCTGCTGACAATTACGGGTTTTTCAGTTAACGACACTGTAGTGATTTACGATCGCATTCGCGAAACTCTCAAAATTAATCCTAACCGTTCCTTTGCAGAAATTGTAGATGATGCAGTTAATCAAACCTTAGCTAGATCAATTAACACAACACTAACTGTACTGCTGACATTGCTTGCTATCTTTCTGTTTGGGGGAGAGACACTTCACAATTTTGCTTTAGCATTAATCATTGGTTTTACAGCAGGGGCTTATTCAAGTATTTTCATTGCTAGTACGCTTCTGTCTCTGTGGCGAGAACGCAACGGCGAATCAGGAATAACCAATCCTACTGACTCAGTAGATGCTTGA
- the secD gene encoding protein translocase subunit SecD, with translation MQRQRSLLFLISIMVVAAIAVISLIPVPLGLDLRGGSQLTIEVKTTPEIQQITERELEAVKSVVEGRINGLGVSEPVIQTVGTDKILVQLPGVNDPEQAERVLGGTAQLEFRTQKPNTEPQLFALQASRFQLKAKQDELRKSKDKAAIDKNQQELKNNTNAIAELFESTNPPLTGKYLKDAYGEPTQGNDWNVAIRFDNKGGELFAELTKKLAGTGRSIGIFLDNELISAPTVGPEFAAAGITGGAAVITGRFTPQQANDLGVQLRGGSLPVPVEIGEIRTVGATLGKDSIQSSIYAGIGGLSLVLIFMVVYYRLPGVIADISLLIYSLLSWGAFALLGVTLTLPGIAGFILSIGMAVDANVLIFERTREELRAGKSLYRSVESGFYRAFSSILDSNVTTWIACAALFWLGSGLVKGFALTLALGVAVSMFTAITCSRTFMFLAISFPSLRKPELYCPNLPVTNKAEVAQ, from the coding sequence ATGCAAAGACAGCGATCGCTACTATTTCTGATATCTATTATGGTTGTTGCCGCCATTGCGGTGATATCACTTATTCCCGTACCTCTAGGTTTGGACTTACGCGGAGGTTCGCAGCTAACAATAGAGGTGAAAACAACACCAGAAATTCAGCAAATCACTGAAAGAGAATTGGAAGCTGTAAAAAGTGTTGTTGAAGGTCGTATCAATGGTCTTGGGGTTTCCGAACCAGTCATCCAAACGGTAGGCACAGATAAAATATTAGTGCAGCTGCCTGGGGTGAACGACCCAGAACAAGCAGAACGAGTGCTAGGAGGTACAGCACAGTTAGAGTTCCGCACCCAAAAGCCTAATACCGAACCTCAACTTTTTGCCCTTCAAGCTTCCAGATTTCAATTGAAGGCAAAGCAAGACGAACTGAGAAAGAGCAAAGATAAAGCTGCTATTGACAAAAATCAACAAGAGTTAAAAAATAACACTAATGCAATTGCAGAATTATTTGAAAGTACAAATCCGCCTTTAACTGGGAAATACCTCAAAGATGCCTACGGCGAACCCACTCAAGGCAATGATTGGAATGTTGCCATTCGCTTTGATAACAAGGGGGGTGAATTATTTGCCGAGCTGACGAAAAAACTAGCAGGTACTGGACGCAGTATTGGTATTTTCTTAGATAACGAACTTATTAGTGCTCCTACTGTCGGACCGGAATTTGCTGCGGCGGGTATTACTGGTGGTGCGGCTGTGATTACAGGTCGGTTTACCCCCCAACAAGCGAACGATTTAGGCGTACAACTCCGTGGTGGTTCGTTACCAGTACCCGTAGAAATTGGTGAAATCCGAACTGTTGGAGCAACCTTGGGTAAGGACAGTATACAAAGCAGTATTTATGCTGGTATTGGTGGTTTGTCGTTAGTATTAATATTTATGGTAGTGTACTATCGACTACCAGGTGTAATTGCGGACATATCTCTATTAATATACTCTCTCCTAAGTTGGGGTGCTTTTGCACTGTTAGGAGTTACACTAACGTTACCAGGTATTGCCGGCTTTATCCTCAGTATTGGTATGGCAGTTGATGCCAATGTGCTAATTTTTGAGCGCACTCGAGAAGAATTGCGGGCTGGTAAATCTCTGTATCGTTCTGTAGAATCCGGTTTTTATCGTGCATTTTCCAGTATCTTAGATAGTAACGTCACGACATGGATTGCTTGTGCGGCACTGTTTTGGTTGGGTTCTGGCTTGGTGAAAGGCTTTGCCCTTACCCTAGCTTTAGGGGTGGCGGTAAGTATGTTCACAGCAATCACCTGCAGTCGCACATTCATGTTTTTGGCAATTTCTTTCCCCTCGCTGCGGAAACCGGAACTTTATTGTCCGAACCTGCCAGTGACGAATAAGGCAGAGGTGGCTCAATGA
- a CDS encoding alpha-ketoacid dehydrogenase subunit beta, whose product MAETLFFNALREAIDEEMARDATVFVLGEDVGHYGGSYKVTKDLYQKYGELRLLDTPIAENSFTGLAVGAAMTGLRPIVEGMNMGFLLLAFNQIANNAGMLRYTSGGNFKIPMVIRGPGGVGRQLGAEHSQRLEAYFQAVPGLKIVACSTPYNAKGLLKSAIRDDNPVLFFEHVLLYNLKEDLPEKEYFLPLDKAEVVRSGKDVTILTYSRMRHHVIQAVKTLEKEGYDPEVIDLISLKPLDFDTVGASVRKTHRVIIVEECMRTGGVAAELIASINDRLFDELDAPVLRLSSQDIPTPYNGTLERLTIVQPEQIVEAVEKMVALRV is encoded by the coding sequence ATGGCAGAAACACTATTCTTCAACGCTTTACGGGAAGCCATTGATGAAGAAATGGCTCGTGATGCAACTGTATTCGTTCTTGGGGAAGATGTCGGTCACTACGGCGGTTCCTACAAAGTTACTAAAGACTTATACCAAAAGTATGGGGAACTCCGGCTTCTAGATACTCCCATAGCTGAAAACAGCTTTACTGGCTTAGCTGTGGGTGCAGCAATGACAGGGTTGCGACCAATCGTTGAAGGTATGAACATGGGCTTTTTGCTCCTCGCTTTCAACCAAATAGCTAATAACGCTGGTATGTTGCGTTATACCTCTGGTGGTAATTTTAAAATCCCAATGGTGATTCGCGGTCCTGGTGGTGTGGGAAGACAGTTGGGGGCGGAACACTCCCAGCGCTTGGAAGCATACTTCCAAGCCGTTCCTGGGTTGAAAATTGTGGCTTGCTCTACACCATACAATGCTAAAGGGCTTTTGAAATCCGCAATTCGCGATGACAACCCCGTGTTATTTTTTGAACACGTTCTGCTCTACAACCTGAAAGAAGATTTGCCTGAAAAAGAATATTTTCTGCCTTTGGATAAAGCAGAAGTTGTACGTAGCGGAAAAGATGTGACAATATTGACTTATTCACGGATGCGCCATCACGTGATACAGGCAGTAAAAACTTTAGAAAAAGAAGGTTATGACCCCGAAGTGATTGATTTGATATCACTTAAACCGCTAGATTTTGATACTGTTGGTGCATCTGTAAGAAAAACACACCGCGTAATTATTGTGGAAGAGTGCATGAGAACAGGAGGCGTTGCAGCAGAGTTAATCGCCTCGATTAATGACCGTCTATTTGACGAATTAGATGCACCTGTACTGCGGCTTTCTTCTCAAGATATTCCAACACCATATAACGGGACTCTGGAAAGGCTGACAATTGTTCAACCAGAGCAAATCGTTGAAGCTGTTGAGAAAATGGTAGCGCTACGCGTGTAA
- a CDS encoding peptide chain release factor 3 has product MSTELLPELHTAVESRRNFAIISHPDAGKTTLTEKLLLYGGAIHEAGAVKARRAQRKATSDWMAMEQQRGISITSTVLQFEYRNCQINLLDTPGHQDFSEDTYRTLAAADNAVMLIDVAKGLEPQTRKLFEVCKMRGIPIFTFINKLDRPGREPLDLLDEIEQELGLQTYAVNWPIGMGDRFKGVFDRQLQQIHLFERSAHGSREAVDTVVDLGDAKIEELLEQDLYYQLKNDLELLEGVGPELDLELVHQGKMTPVFFGSAMTNFGVQLFLNSFLDYALRPGSHNSTAGDVPPTYPEFTGFIFKLQANMDPKHRDRVAFVRVCTGKFEKDMTVNHARTGKIIRLSRPQKLFAQERESIDVAYAGDVIGLNNPGVFAIGDTIYTGQKLEYEGIPYFSPELFATLRNPNPSKFKQFQKGVSELREEGAVQIMYSVDEAKRDPILAAVGQLQFEVVQFRLQNEYGVETLLELLPYSVARWVDGGWEALNTIGRLFNTTTVKDNLGRPVLLFRNEWNCHQLLEDHPNLKLSAIAPVFSTQQVAEG; this is encoded by the coding sequence ATGTCAACTGAACTCCTGCCCGAACTGCATACAGCAGTTGAAAGTCGCCGTAATTTTGCAATTATCTCCCACCCTGATGCCGGAAAAACAACACTGACCGAAAAACTTCTGCTCTACGGAGGTGCCATTCACGAAGCAGGCGCAGTGAAAGCACGGCGAGCACAGCGCAAGGCAACATCCGACTGGATGGCTATGGAACAACAACGCGGTATTTCCATCACCTCTACAGTTTTACAGTTTGAATACCGGAATTGCCAAATTAATTTATTAGATACTCCCGGACACCAAGATTTCAGTGAAGATACTTATCGCACTCTAGCCGCAGCAGATAATGCGGTGATGCTGATTGACGTAGCGAAAGGTTTGGAACCACAAACACGGAAGTTGTTTGAAGTGTGCAAGATGCGCGGTATCCCTATTTTCACATTTATTAACAAACTTGACCGTCCGGGAAGGGAACCGTTGGATCTGTTGGACGAAATCGAGCAAGAATTAGGCTTGCAGACTTACGCTGTCAACTGGCCAATTGGTATGGGCGATCGCTTCAAAGGTGTTTTTGACCGTCAGCTACAACAAATTCACTTATTTGAAAGAAGCGCCCACGGTAGCCGCGAAGCTGTAGATACGGTGGTTGATTTAGGTGATGCAAAAATTGAGGAACTCCTAGAACAAGACCTCTACTACCAGCTAAAAAACGATTTAGAACTGTTGGAAGGGGTAGGACCGGAACTGGATTTAGAATTGGTACACCAAGGCAAAATGACACCCGTCTTTTTTGGTAGTGCCATGACCAACTTTGGGGTACAGTTATTCCTCAATTCCTTCCTTGATTATGCCCTCAGACCGGGTTCGCATAACAGCACTGCAGGTGATGTACCGCCAACCTACCCGGAATTTACTGGATTTATTTTTAAACTACAAGCGAACATGGACCCAAAACATCGCGATCGTGTTGCTTTTGTTCGTGTTTGTACGGGTAAATTTGAAAAAGACATGACAGTCAATCATGCTCGTACTGGCAAAATTATCCGCTTGTCCCGCCCGCAAAAATTATTTGCACAAGAAAGAGAATCCATTGACGTTGCGTATGCAGGCGACGTTATCGGCTTAAACAATCCTGGCGTTTTTGCTATAGGAGATACAATTTATACTGGTCAAAAGTTGGAATATGAAGGGATTCCGTATTTCTCGCCAGAACTATTTGCGACTCTCCGCAACCCAAATCCTTCTAAATTTAAACAATTTCAAAAAGGCGTTTCCGAGTTGCGGGAAGAAGGGGCTGTACAAATTATGTACTCAGTAGATGAGGCTAAACGCGACCCCATTTTAGCAGCAGTCGGTCAACTACAATTTGAGGTTGTGCAATTCCGCTTGCAAAATGAGTATGGAGTAGAAACTTTGTTAGAATTACTACCTTACTCAGTTGCCCGATGGGTAGATGGTGGTTGGGAAGCGCTAAACACAATAGGACGCTTGTTTAACACAACAACAGTCAAAGATAACCTTGGACGCCCAGTGTTACTGTTCCGTAATGAATGGAATTGCCATCAATTGCTGGAAGACCATCCTAATTTAAAACTGAGCGCGATCGCACCAGTCTTTTCTACACAGCAAGTGGCTGAGGGTTAG
- a CDS encoding sensor histidine kinase: MDWSNWISLGIGIALGYGICRLLARQEPTSSSSALSPQDHQNVSALLQQMKQTQLAYYMAREMSQFKAGFLARTTHVLRSPLNGLIGLHQLILSNLCEDPEEEREFISQAHERALKLLKLIDEILNVARTEYGTNKLNIQPLSLVDILQHLHEVIYMLAENRNYPLLMSPPDPEIYVLADPYWLHYVLVNLVESCIAQMEEGSLRISVGFSPTDDRVCIWLDVPTHAIPIQEQIDLIATDDKFFKQEELKSCLSPGMKLLLNQTLIEVMAGKLEIFACPVDWEHSDSYTRLQLSIPRVIPEVELQS; this comes from the coding sequence ATGGATTGGAGTAACTGGATATCTTTAGGAATAGGAATAGCGTTGGGATATGGTATTTGCAGATTATTAGCAAGGCAGGAACCAACGTCTAGTTCATCTGCCTTATCGCCTCAAGATCATCAAAATGTGTCAGCACTTTTACAACAAATGAAGCAAACGCAGCTGGCATACTATATGGCACGGGAAATGAGCCAGTTTAAAGCTGGGTTTTTGGCAAGAACAACCCACGTTTTGCGATCGCCTCTCAATGGATTAATTGGGTTGCACCAGTTAATTTTGTCAAACCTCTGTGAAGATCCGGAGGAAGAGAGAGAATTTATTTCCCAAGCTCATGAGAGAGCACTGAAGTTGCTGAAGCTAATAGATGAAATTCTTAATGTTGCTAGGACAGAATACGGTACTAATAAATTAAATATTCAGCCTCTATCACTTGTAGATATTTTACAGCATCTTCATGAAGTCATTTATATGCTGGCTGAGAATCGCAATTATCCCTTACTCATGTCTCCGCCAGATCCAGAAATTTACGTTTTAGCAGACCCTTACTGGTTGCATTACGTTTTAGTAAATTTGGTAGAAAGTTGTATTGCCCAAATGGAGGAGGGTAGTCTTCGCATTTCTGTTGGGTTTTCTCCTACAGACGATCGCGTTTGCATTTGGCTGGATGTACCAACTCATGCTATTCCCATACAAGAACAAATAGACTTAATTGCAACTGATGATAAATTTTTCAAGCAAGAGGAACTGAAATCTTGTTTATCTCCAGGAATGAAGCTACTACTCAATCAAACACTCATAGAAGTAATGGCGGGAAAGCTAGAAATTTTTGCCTGTCCTGTAGATTGGGAACACTCAGATAGCTATACAAGGCTACAATTGTCTATCCCTCGCGTAATTCCTGAAGTTGAACTTCAGTCATAG
- a CDS encoding DUF4870 domain-containing protein — MYDTDTRKVLSALCHGAIFFNFLFISIGMPIIILLTTQDPVVKKNAKEAINFHFNVWLYGIIIGALVIASVGLLGFVGFLWFLVHWGLTIWALFHVLNNSETAFRYPFIFRIV, encoded by the coding sequence ATGTACGACACGGATACGCGAAAGGTTTTATCAGCACTGTGTCATGGAGCAATTTTCTTCAATTTTCTGTTTATCTCAATCGGTATGCCTATTATCATCCTGTTAACAACTCAAGATCCAGTTGTTAAGAAAAATGCCAAAGAAGCTATCAATTTCCACTTTAATGTATGGTTGTACGGAATTATAATTGGAGCCTTGGTTATAGCAAGCGTTGGTTTACTAGGTTTTGTCGGATTCTTGTGGTTTTTAGTTCATTGGGGACTTACAATTTGGGCGCTTTTCCATGTTCTAAACAATTCTGAAACAGCTTTCCGCTACCCCTTCATCTTCCGGATTGTTTAG
- a CDS encoding RNA-guided endonuclease InsQ/TnpB family protein, with translation MQNVEQHTIKHEHEWFPYCEEITKVSRQLYNTAQFTQRQGFFYGWGTQSQAKLDVMFKSNSSYSMMPAKVAQLVFKQNADAWTAYFRAMEAYKLEPKKFTGCPKPPSYIESHLNIVKFNYQAISKKEFKNGYIVPSMSPIKLPVKPRLKFDDLCEVRIIPKTGCFVIEVVYDVPDNAEFFCSLNPELAASIDIGLDNLATIVFSDPTIQPIVINGKPLKSANQLYNKQLARFRGFLPDGRGTSSRIQNIVRNRNNFVNSYLHQSTKMIVDELVKNGVLIVAIGKNEQWKTSLNIGKRNNQNFTQIPHAIFIEMLTYKLEKVGITVKVGEESYTSKASLIDWDIIPTFNPNNKVKHTFSGKRTQRAWYVSKDGLRIQADVNGAFNIGRKVIPNSFNCLQEIVERDRGCLVVHPLAFNTFVLSSSR, from the coding sequence ATGCAAAATGTAGAACAGCACACAATTAAACACGAGCACGAGTGGTTTCCTTATTGTGAGGAGATTACTAAAGTCTCGCGCCAACTTTACAACACGGCTCAATTTACACAACGTCAAGGTTTCTTTTACGGCTGGGGTACGCAGTCGCAGGCAAAGTTAGATGTCATGTTTAAATCAAACAGCAGTTATAGCATGATGCCTGCAAAAGTTGCTCAACTCGTTTTCAAACAAAATGCAGATGCCTGGACTGCTTATTTCAGGGCAATGGAGGCATACAAATTAGAGCCGAAAAAATTTACGGGTTGTCCAAAACCGCCTAGTTATATTGAGAGCCATCTCAATATTGTCAAGTTTAATTATCAAGCTATTAGTAAAAAGGAGTTCAAGAACGGCTACATTGTCCCCTCAATGTCTCCAATTAAACTACCTGTAAAACCCCGGTTAAAATTTGACGATTTGTGTGAGGTGAGAATCATACCTAAAACAGGTTGTTTTGTGATAGAAGTCGTTTATGATGTTCCAGACAATGCGGAATTTTTCTGTAGTCTAAATCCAGAGTTAGCTGCCTCTATTGATATAGGGTTAGACAATCTAGCAACAATTGTGTTTAGTGACCCGACCATACAGCCAATAGTCATAAATGGTAAACCGTTAAAATCGGCTAACCAATTGTATAATAAGCAGCTAGCTAGGTTTCGCGGGTTTTTACCTGACGGAAGAGGCACATCATCTCGGATTCAAAACATTGTGCGTAACCGAAACAACTTTGTGAATAGCTACTTACATCAATCAACCAAAATGATAGTTGACGAACTGGTAAAAAACGGTGTACTGATAGTAGCTATCGGGAAAAACGAACAATGGAAAACTTCTCTAAATATTGGCAAGAGAAATAACCAAAACTTTACTCAGATTCCACACGCGATATTTATCGAGATGTTGACTTACAAACTTGAAAAAGTTGGCATTACCGTTAAGGTAGGCGAAGAATCCTACACTAGCAAAGCTTCGCTAATTGATTGGGACATCATCCCAACATTCAACCCTAACAATAAGGTAAAACATACTTTCTCTGGAAAGCGAACACAACGTGCGTGGTATGTAAGTAAAGATGGTTTGAGAATTCAGGCAGATGTTAACGGTGCATTTAACATCGGCAGAAAAGTAATCCCAAACTCTTTTAATTGCTTGCAAGAGATTGTAGAGAGGGATAGGGGGTGTCTGGTAGTACATCCTTTGGCGTTTAACACCTTTGTTCTGTCGAGCAGTCGATAA
- the hemB gene encoding porphobilinogen synthase, producing the protein MFPTHRPRRLRTHPQLRRMVRETVLTTNDLIYPLFAVPGESIAHEVRSMPGVFQLSIDKIVEEAKEVYDLGIPAIILFGIPADKDVDATGAWHDCGIVQKAATAVKEAVSDLIVIADTCLCEYTSHGHCGYLQVGDLTGRVLNDPTLELLKKTAVSQAKAGADIIAPSGMMDGFVQAIRSGLDEAGFQDTPILSYAAKYASAYYGPFRDAADSAPQFGDRRTYQMDPGNGREALKEIDLDIAEGADMLMVKPALAYMDIIWRVKEASNLPVAAYNVSGEYSMVKAAALNGWVDEQRLVMETLIGFKRAGADLILTYHAKDAARWLQQE; encoded by the coding sequence ATGTTTCCAACTCATCGTCCCCGCCGTTTGCGTACTCATCCACAACTGCGCCGCATGGTACGCGAAACTGTACTCACTACAAACGATCTGATTTACCCCCTATTTGCTGTACCTGGGGAAAGTATTGCTCATGAAGTGAGATCGATGCCCGGTGTCTTCCAACTTTCGATAGATAAAATTGTGGAAGAAGCAAAAGAGGTTTATGACCTGGGCATTCCTGCCATCATTTTATTTGGGATTCCAGCAGATAAGGACGTAGATGCGACAGGTGCATGGCACGATTGTGGAATAGTCCAAAAAGCTGCTACGGCTGTTAAAGAAGCAGTATCAGATTTGATTGTCATTGCTGACACTTGTTTGTGCGAGTATACCAGTCACGGTCACTGCGGTTATTTACAAGTGGGTGATTTGACAGGACGGGTTTTAAATGACCCGACTTTAGAATTACTCAAGAAAACGGCAGTTTCTCAGGCAAAGGCTGGTGCGGATATCATCGCCCCTTCTGGTATGATGGATGGCTTTGTACAAGCAATTCGCAGTGGTTTGGATGAGGCGGGATTTCAAGATACACCGATTTTGTCCTATGCAGCTAAATACGCTTCGGCTTATTACGGTCCTTTCCGGGATGCAGCAGATTCCGCCCCACAATTTGGCGATCGCAGAACTTATCAAATGGACCCCGGTAACGGTCGTGAAGCCCTCAAGGAGATTGACTTAGATATCGCTGAAGGTGCTGATATGCTCATGGTGAAACCCGCCTTGGCATATATGGACATTATTTGGCGAGTAAAAGAGGCTAGCAACTTACCTGTTGCTGCTTATAACGTTTCTGGCGAGTATTCCATGGTTAAAGCGGCTGCACTTAACGGTTGGGTTGATGAGCAGCGTCTGGTGATGGAAACTTTAATCGGGTTCAAACGTGCAGGTGCTGACTTGATACTAACCTACCATGCTAAAGATGCGGCACGTTGGTTGCAGCAGGAGTAG
- a CDS encoding helix-turn-helix domain-containing protein, with translation MDMQVLRERAGLSRAEVAFRLAISETSVRNWEAGRTEPTMTPKKYLEALRLFKCTPEELAAASEKSINQRHKRKPGRPRRFPENPIGQSSPMSQVSQVSDTPSLIYSDQ, from the coding sequence ATGGATATGCAAGTCCTGAGAGAGCGTGCGGGACTTAGTCGTGCAGAGGTTGCCTTCAGGCTTGCAATCAGTGAAACGAGCGTCCGCAATTGGGAAGCAGGACGTACAGAACCCACGATGACACCAAAAAAATATTTAGAAGCTCTGCGACTATTTAAATGCACGCCTGAAGAACTAGCAGCCGCTAGTGAAAAATCTATTAATCAGCGACACAAGCGCAAACCAGGAAGACCTAGAAGGTTCCCAGAAAATCCAATTGGTCAGTCTTCCCCCATGAGTCAGGTTAGTCAAGTATCCGATACGCCTAGCTTGATATACAGTGACCAGTGA